Proteins encoded together in one Lathyrus oleraceus cultivar Zhongwan6 chromosome 5, CAAS_Psat_ZW6_1.0, whole genome shotgun sequence window:
- the LOC127079906 gene encoding uncharacterized protein LOC127079906, protein MAGEQHSDHSRPLVNYNMDDGPPSHEADVRDGHPSTPSPEPQNNGDASHAHNLGAETFHPIPVPVEGDAVMIAMVNALNQAGSMLHQQHERIMALEAERQEARPQPVSRIQQRSEPTKKRGRRSPEPHASRARAHRDGGRARTSPRRGHSPDNNELSPLRSDEEDLHCPLSRAIMEAPLPKGMEKPPNLAVYDGTTDPDDHVDNVNAMLDYRNDITGHLKCRLFSTTLRKGAMAWYKSLAPESITSWRVMRSMFTRHFTASRRHPKTEATLEAIVQKKNETLRSYIERFNQEAVEVDTTEHMKKYLLERGLLPGSELSRAVGIEPPRTLNELLHKAQAYIRYEEKQVAHNARSGRNAGETEHSKREDTSISRRNGDKRREERPRELREGRGPAGRYSEYTLLTAPRERILAECINSEFKQGRVRFPKPSAPKPHTDKSKYCRFHRSHGHVTEDCVHLKDAIEILIQEGHLKQYTRKNEAPRHDEPEKKRPRENTPPDNSPYQVALCVSRPEDFFLPEPLPEGKITALSPWEDFPTTLVISGGGTNGESAALSVKRKFDELLLTAPEQKATLTKYRGKSNPISFFLEELPGGSPNSAIPLLIRAKMARFDVRRILVDEGSSVDIMYVHLFKTLKLDKTNLAPYVGSDLQGFNGATTRPWGYVELLVTFGEQETAREVKIQFLVVDCPSLYNCIFGRPTLAELTAVPSTVHLKMKYYTKLGRVVTIHGDIEAARRCYDAAVKGQAVVSTKSNCNNKKLKTEDLARGVNAIDLDCRIGLDETEEGRFPKERSLKHPVRPIPDGEFELIPLGDDPKRTVKIGKGLPEETREELVACLKENSDLFAWNAAEMPGLDPEIACHKLAVDRAAKPIAQRRRKQSPEKAEAAGRAVKDLLEANFISEAQYTTWLSNVVLVKKNNGKWRMCVDYTDLNRACPKDAFPSLI, encoded by the coding sequence ATGGCCGGAGAACAACATAGCGATCACAGCCGTCCCCTCGTCAACTACAATATGGACGACGGCCCGCCATCCCATGAAGCGGACGTTCGGGACGGTCATCCATCCACCCCGTCTCCAGAGCCCCAAAACAACGGAGATGCCTCTCACGCCCACAATTTAGGGGCAGAGACATTTCATCCCATTCCCGTTCCCGTTGAAGGAGACGCCGTAATGATTGCCATGGTGAATGCCCTCAATCAGGCCGGTTCTATGCTCCACCAGCAGCACGAACGAATCATGGCCCTCGAAGCCGAACGACAAGAGGCCCGGCCCCAGCCGGTGAGTAGGATACAACAACGTTCGGAGCCCACGAAGAAGCGAGGACGTCGCTCTCCCGAACCCCACGCCAGCAGGGCACGCGCCCATCGTGACGGTGGTCGAGCGAGAACATCACCAAGGCGCGGGCACAGCCCCGACAACAACGAACTGTCTCCCTTAAGGAGCGACGAGGAAGATTTGCATTGCCCCCTATCTCGGGCAATAATGGAAGCCCCGCTCCCCAAAGGCATGGAGAAACCGCCAAACCTAGCTGTGTACGACGGGACTACAGATCCCGACGATCACGTCGACAACGTCAACGCGATGCTCGACTACCGCAATGATATAACCGGGCACCTAAAATGCCGACTGTTCTCAACGACCCTCAGGAAAGGGGCCATGGCCTGGTACAAAAGCTTGGCCCCTGAGTCCATTACGTCATGGAGAGTCATGAGGTCCATGTTCACCCGGCACTTTACAGCTTCCCGTCGTCACCCCAAGACTGAGGCGACCCTTGAAGCCATAGtgcagaagaagaatgaaacACTGCGCTCATACATCGAGCGATTCAACCAGGAAGCTGTCGAGGTAGATACCACCGAGCACATGAAGAAGTATCTCCTCGAGAGAGGTCTCTTACCCGGCAGTGAACTTAGCAGAGCCGTAGGGATCGAACCTCCCCGCACCTTAAACGAGCTCCTGCATAAAGCCCAGGCCTACATCAGATACGAGGAAAAGCAGGTGGCACACAATGCCCGCAGCGGACGTAACGCTGGGGAGACCGAGCACTCAAAACGCGAGGACACGAGCATTTCCCGTCGCAACGGAGACAAACGAAGAGAAGAAAGACCTCGCGAGCTCCGGGAAGGAAGAGGCCCCGCGGGCAGATATAGCGAGTACACCTTACTGACAGCTCCTCGAGAGCGTATCCTCGCAGAATGTATCAACTCTGAATTTAAGCAGGGCAGGGTCAGGTTCCCAAAACCGTCTGCACCAAAGCCCCACACCGACAAATCAAAGTACTGCCGGTTCCACAGAAGTCACGGGCACGTGACCGAAGACTGCGTCCACCTGAAAGATGCGATTGAAATTTTAATCCAGGAAGGGCATCTGAAGCAGTACACGAGGAAGAACGAAGCTCCCAGACACGACGAGCCAGAGAAGAAGAGACCCCGGGAAAACACACCCCCCGACAACTCTCCCTATCAAGTGGCCCTCTGCGTGTCACGACCGGAAGATTTCTTCCTCCCCGAACCATTGCCCGAGGGCAAGATCACTGCACTCAGCCCCTGGGAAGACTTCCCTACCACACTGGTGATATCAGGAGGAGGAACTAACGGGGAATCCGCGGCCCTCTCCGTCAAACGTAAGTTCGACGAACTCCTACTGACTGCCCCCGAGCAGAAAGCGACATTGACAAAATACCGGGGAAAATCCAACCCAATATCCTTCTTCCTGGAGGAACTCCCGGGCGGATCCCCGAACTCGGCCATCCCACTATTGATAAGAGCAAAGATGGCCCGATTCGACGTACGACGCATCCTGGTCGACGAAGGCAGCTCAGTGGATATCATGTACGTCCACCTCTTCAAGACTCTGAAGCTAGACAAGACCAACTTAGCCCCCTACGTCGGATCAGATCTCCAAGGATTCAACGGAGCAACAACCAGACCGTGGGGATATGTTGAGCTCCTCGTCACCTTCGGCGAACAAGAAACGGCCAGGGAAGTCAAAATCCAATTCCTGGTCGTAGACTGTCCGTCTCTCTACAATTGCATCTTTGGACGCCCGACACTGGCCGAACTCACTGCGGTCCCATCCACCGTCCACCTGAAGATGAAATACTACACCAAATTGGGACGTGTGGTCACTATCCATGGTGACATCGAAGCAGCCCGACGATGCTACGACGCCGCAGTAAAAGGACAGGCCGTAGTCAGCACGAAGAGCAACTGCAACAACAAAAAACTCAAGACCGAGGATCTTGCCCGAGGAGTCAACGCCATCGACCTCGACTGTCGCATCGGGCTGGACGAGACCGAAGAGGGGAGGTTCCCCAAGGAACGCTCTCTCAAACACCCGGTCCGACCAATCCCCGACGGGGAGTTCGAACTCATTCCTCTTGGGGACGATCCGAAAAGGACGGTGAAGATAGGTAAGGGACTACCCGAGGAAACAAGAGAAGAGCTAGTAGCATGCCTCAAAGAGAACTCCGACCTCTTCGCGTGGAATGCCGCAGAAATGCCCGGGCTGGACCCCGAGATCGCGTGTCATAAGCTAGCTGTAGACCGGGCAGCCAAGCCCATAGCACAGCGTAGACGCAAGCAATCGCCCGAAAAGGCAGAGGCTGCCGGGCGAGCTGTAAAAGACCTCTTAGAGGCAAATTTTATTTCTGAAGCCCAGTACACAACCTGGCTCTCTAATGTAGTCCTCgttaagaaaaataatggaaaatggcgtatgtgtgttgattatactgATCTTAATAGGGCTTGCCCGAAAGATGCTTTCCCCTCCCTAATATAG
- the LOC127079907 gene encoding uncharacterized protein LOC127079907, giving the protein MAGEQHSDHSRPLVNYNMDDGPPSHEADVRDGHPSTPSPEPQNNGDASHAHNLGAETFHPIPVPVEGDAVMIAMVNALNQAGSMLHQQHERIMALEAERQEARPQPVSRIQQRSEPTKKRGRRSPEPHASRARAHRDGGRARTSPRRGHSPDNNELSPLRSDEEDLHCPLSRAIMEAPLPKGMEKPPNLAVYDGTTDPDDHVDNVNAMLDYRNDITGHLKCRLFSTTLRKGAMAWYKSLAPESITSWRVMRSMFTRHFTASRRHPKTEATLEAIVQKKNETLRSYIERFNQEAVEVDTTEHMKKYLLERGLLPGSELSRAVGIEPPRTLNELLHKAQAYIRYEEKQVAHNARSGRNAGETEHSKREDTSISRRNGDKRREERPRELREGRGPAGRYSEYTLLTAPRERILAECINSEFKQGRVRFPKPSAPKPHTDKSKYCRFHRSHGHVTEDCVHLKDAIEILIQEGHLKQYTRKNEAPRHDEPEKKRPRENTPPDNSPYQVALCVSRPEDFFLPEPLPEGKITALSPWEDFPTTLVISGGGTNGESAALSVKRKFDELLLTAPEQKATLTKYRGKSNPISFFLEELPGGSPNSAIPLLIRAKMARFDVRRILVDEGSSVDIMYVHLFKTLKLDKTNLTPYVGSDLQGFNGATTRPWGYVELLVTFGEQETAREVKIQFLVVDCPSLYNCIFGRPTLAELTAVPSTVHLKMKYYTKLGRVVTIHGDIEAARRCYDAAVKGQAVVSTKSNCNNKKLKTEDLARGVNAIDLDCRIGLDETEEGRFPKERSLKHPVRPIPDGEFELIPLGDDPKRTVKIGKGLPEETREELVACLKENSDLFAWNAAEMPGLDPEIACHKLAVDRAAKPIAQRRRKQSPEKAEAAGRAVKDLLEANFISEAQYTTWLSNVVLVKKNNGKWRMCVDYTDLNRACPKDAFPLPNIDSLVDNSAGFKLLSFMDAYSGYNQIPMSPADKKHTAFMTPTGNYYYNVMPFGLKNAGATYQRMMNKVFKDEIGDMLEVYMDDMIVKSHEEITHARHLTKVFEQARQCKMRFNPEKCTFGVRAGKFLGFYLTERGIEANPDKCRAFSEFPTPKTKKSIQSLNGVLASLSRFIAKSAQHALPFFRLLRKEATFDWTDECEQALLHLKKVLSQPPVLSRPSEKETLYLYLSVATEAVSAVLIRETDEGQKPIYFTSKALQGPELRYQQIEKVALALINAARRLRYYFLAHTIKALVTDNGTQFTDGGFQDFIASLGTTQHFTSVEHPQTNGQAEAANRVILRGLKRRLGEAKRAWVEELHSVLWAYRTTPHSTTGETPFRLTYGTEAVIPVEIRTPTRRTEEPLDEEMNDETLRAELDLVEEIRSEAALRETTLKQKIALRHDAKVIKREFQVGTLVLRRNQKNPREGKLAANWEGPYRVRDKTSNGAYYLENLQGEELARPWNAEKLRQYYS; this is encoded by the exons ATGGCCGGAGAACAACATAGCGATCACAGCCGTCCCCTCGTCAACTACAATATGGACGACGGCCCGCCATCCCATGAAGCGGACGTTCGGGACGGTCATCCATCCACCCCGTCTCCAGAGCCCCAAAACAACGGAGATGCCTCTCACGCCCACAATTTAGGGGCAGAGACATTTCATCCCATTCCCGTTCCCGTTGAAGGAGACGCCGTAATGATTGCCATGGTGAATGCCCTCAATCAGGCCGGTTCTATGCTCCACCAGCAGCACGAACGAATCATGGCCCTCGAAGCCGAACGACAAGAGGCCCGGCCCCAGCCGGTGAGTAGGATACAACAACGTTCGGAGCCCACGAAGAAGCGAGGACGTCGCTCTCCCGAACCCCACGCCAGCAGGGCACGCGCCCATCGTGACGGTGGTCGAGCGAGAACATCACCAAGGCGCGGGCACAGCCCCGACAACAACGAACTGTCTCCCTTAAGGAGCGACGAGGAAGATTTGCATTGCCCCCTATCTCGGGCAATAATGGAAGCCCCGCTCCCCAAAGGCATGGAGAAACCGCCAAACCTAGCTGTGTACGACGGGACTACAGATCCCGACGATCACGTCGACAACGTCAACGCGATGCTCGACTACCGCAATGATATAACCGGGCACCTAAAATGCCGACTGTTCTCAACGACCCTCAGGAAAGGGGCCATGGCCTGGTACAAAAGCTTGGCCCCTGAGTCCATTACGTCATGGAGAGTCATGAGGTCCATGTTCACCCGGCACTTTACAGCTTCCCGTCGTCACCCCAAGACTGAGGCGACCCTTGAAGCCATAGtgcagaagaagaatgaaacACTGCGCTCATACATCGAGCGATTCAACCAGGAAGCTGTCGAGGTAGATACCACCGAGCACATGAAGAAGTATCTCCTCGAGAGAGGTCTCTTACCCGGCAGTGAACTTAGCAGAGCCGTAGGGATCGAACCTCCCCGCACCTTAAACGAGCTCCTGCATAAAGCCCAGGCCTACATCAGATACGAGGAAAAGCAGGTGGCACACAATGCCCGCAGCGGACGTAACGCTGGGGAGACCGAGCACTCAAAACGCGAGGACACGAGCATTTCCCGTCGCAACGGAGACAAACGAAGAGAAGAAAGACCTCGCGAGCTCCGGGAAGGAAGAGGCCCCGCGGGCAGATATAGCGAGTACACCTTACTGACAGCTCCTCGAGAGCGTATCCTCGCAGAATGTATCAACTCTGAATTTAAGCAGGGCAGGGTCAGGTTCCCAAAACCGTCTGCACCAAAGCCCCACACCGACAAATCAAAGTACTGCCGGTTCCACAGAAGTCACGGGCACGTGACCGAAGACTGCGTCCACCTGAAAGATGCGATTGAAATTTTAATCCAGGAAGGGCATCTGAAGCAGTACACGAGGAAGAACGAAGCTCCCAGACACGACGAGCCAGAGAAGAAGAGACCCCGGGAAAACACACCCCCCGACAACTCTCCCTATCAAGTGGCCCTCTGCGTGTCACGACCGGAAGATTTCTTCCTCCCCGAACCATTGCCCGAGGGCAAGATCACTGCACTCAGCCCCTGGGAAGACTTCCCTACCACACTGGTGATATCAGGAGGAGGAACTAACGGGGAATCCGCGGCCCTCTCCGTCAAACGTAAGTTCGACGAACTCCTACTGACTGCCCCCGAGCAGAAAGCGACATTGACAAAATACCGGGGAAAATCCAACCCAATATCCTTCTTCCTGGAGGAACTCCCGGGCGGATCCCCGAACTCGGCCATCCCACTATTGATAAGAGCAAAGATGGCCCGATTCGACGTACGACGCATCCTGGTCGACGAAGGCAGCTCAGTGGATATCATGTACGTCCACCTCTTCAAGACTCTGAAGCTAGACAAGACCAACTTAACCCCCTACGTCGGATCAGATCTCCAAGGATTCAACGGAGCAACAACCAGACCGTGGGGATATGTTGAGCTCCTCGTCACCTTCGGCGAACAAGAAACGGCCAGGGAAGTCAAAATCCAATTCCTGGTCGTAGACTGTCCGTCTCTCTACAATTGCATCTTTGGACGCCCGACACTGGCCGAACTCACTGCGGTCCCATCCACCGTCCACCTGAAGATGAAATACTACACCAAATTGGGACGTGTGGTCACTATCCATGGTGACATCGAAGCAGCCCGACGATGCTACGACGCCGCAGTAAAAGGACAGGCCGTAGTCAGCACGAAGAGCAACTGCAACAACAAAAAACTCAAGACCGAGGATCTTGCCCGAGGAGTCAACGCCATCGACCTCGACTGTCGCATCGGGCTGGACGAGACCGAAGAGGGGAGGTTCCCCAAGGAACGCTCTCTCAAACACCCGGTCCGACCAATCCCCGACGGGGAGTTCGAACTCATTCCTCTTGGGGACGATCCGAAAAGGACGGTGAAGATAGGTAAGGGACTACCCGAGGAAACAAGAGAAGAGCTAGTAGCATGCCTCAAAGAGAACTCCGACCTCTTCGCGTGGAATGCCGCAGAAATGCCCGGGCTGGACCCCGAGATCGCGTGTCATAAGCTAGCTGTAGACCGGGCAGCCAAGCCCATAGCACAGCGTAGACGCAAGCAATCGCCCGAAAAGGCAGAGGCTGCCGGGCGAGCTGTAAAAGACCTCTTAGAGGCAAATTTTATTTCTGAAGCCCAGTACACAACCTGGCTCTCTAATGTAGTCCTCgttaagaaaaataatggaaaatggcgtatgtgtgttgattatactgATCTTAATAGGGCTTGCCCGAAAGATGCTTTCCCCCTCCCTAATATAGACTCGCTCGTTGACAACTCTGCAGGTTTTAAACTCTTGTCCTTCATGGACGCATATAGTGGATACAACCAGATCCCTATGTCGCCCGCAGACAAGAAACACACAGCGTTCATGACCCCAACGGGCAACTACTATTACAACGTGATGCCGTTCGGGCTCAAGAACGCTGGCGCTACATACCAACGCATGATGAACAAAGTCTTCAAGGACGAAATAGGAGACATGCTCGAAGTATACATGGACGACATGATCGTCAAATCACACGAGGAGATAACCCATGCTCGACACCTTACGAAGGTGTTCGAGCAGGCGAGACAGTGTAAAATGAGGTTCAACCCCGAGAAATGCACGTTCGGAGTCCGGGCAGGCAAGTTCCTCGGTTTCTATCTCACCGAAAGAGGGATCGAGGCCAACCCCGACAAATGCCGGGCATTCTCGGAGTTTCCGACCCCGAAAACCAAAAAATCGATCCAGTCGCTCAATGGAGTGCTCGCCTCACTCTCCCGTTTCATCGCCAAGTCCGCCCAGCACGCATTGCCATTCTTCAGACTCCTTCGCAAAGAGGCTACCTTCGACTGGACCGATGAATGCGAGCAAGCGCTACTCCATCTAAAGAAGGTTCTGTCCCAACCCCCGGTCTTGTCACGGCCATCAGAAAAGGAAACCCTATACTTATACCTATCCGTGGCGACCGAGGCCGTCAGCGCCGTTCTAATAAGAGAAACCGACGAAGGACAAAAGCCCATCTATTTTACGAGTAAAGCACTCCAAGGTCCCGAGCTCCGATATCAGCAAATCGAAAAGGTCGCCCTGGCCCTCATCAACGCAGCGAGGAGACTACGATATTATTTCCTCGCACACACGATAAAG GCACTTGTCACAGACAACGGGACACAGTTCACGGACGGAGGATTCCAGGACTTCATCGCCAGCCTGGGCACCACACAGCATTTCACGTCTGTCGAGCATCCGCAGACGAACGGGCAGGCAGAGGCGGCCAACAGGGTAATCTTACGTGGCCTCAAACGCAGACTCGGCGAGGCAAAGAGGGCATGGGTCGAGGAGCTACATAGCGTCCTATGGGCCTACCGCACGACACCACATTCTACCACCGGGGAAACCCCGTTCCGACTAACTTACGGCACCGAGGCAGTCATCCCGGTGGAGATACGGACGCCAACGAGGAGGACAGAGGAGCCCCTAGACGAGGAAATGAACGATGAAACCCTTAGAGCCGAGCTCGACCTAGTCGAGGAGATACGTTCCGAAGCAGCTCTCCGGGAAACAACCCTCAAACAAAAGATAGCACTACGCCATGACGCGAAAGTCATAAAAAGAGAGTTCCAGGTCGGCACCCTGGTCCTCAGAAGAAACCAGAAAAACCCGAGAGAGGGCAAACTGGCGGCCAACTGGGAAGGCCCTTACCGCGTCCGCGACAAAACGAGCAACGGGGCCTATTACCTAGAAAACCTACAAGGAGAAGAACTCGCTCGACCATGGAACGCAGAAAAACTTAGACAATATTACAGCTAA